TTTTCAGATATTCACTCTCATAGCAAGTAAAAAAAATGCAAGCAAATAAGCTAAATAATTACACAAATGTGCATTTAATATATGAGGTGTCTGTTTTGCTCACAGTTTGCACCTGATGCTTGGTTTCATCAAGTTTGTTCACAAATAGTCATTTAATAATAGGTTGGCACCTGggcagtatatattttttatttgagagagataattaGATTATTACACTGAGTTCACTCTGGTACAACAAAAGGAGCTAGTATATTCTCATATTTATATGcactaaataaaaatcatttttattacttGCAGAAAACATAGACTCAAGGCTTAGATAAACTTAATTGATAACATTTACAACTGACTTTGTGATCATATATTCATTTTGACTTATGTACATATTGCAATTTAGATGtgtaaggtctttgatccattttctaCACAATCACTCTGTTGAGACATAATATTTAGACGTAAGTATCACCCCCATAGCCTCAAATATTAATGATTAAACTTTCTACTTAGTTCCCTGCTAGTTGAGCCTTTAGAAGATCAAGCCTTGTTGGAGATTGGGGTGAACCTGGTAGCTGATTAGCCTCTCTGACTGAGTGTTCATAGCCAGCTTgctaccctttctttctttgctatggATATTGAAATTGTGAGCCAGCTTCCACATTCTTTTATTCCATGATGAAATCTTACCCTCAGAATTgtgaaactgaaataaaccctttcctcccataagctgtttttgttaggtattttgtcccagtaatacaAGAAAAGCTAGCTGCTATAGAAAATTGGCGCTGAGAATGGGGTCATTGCTGACATGAATATGActatattagattttttttcatcttttggaatttttttcaggaggaatatggaaggatttgatacTTTGAACAAGAAAAGCCTTGCAGTGGTGTAAGCAAAGGCTGGTGGGCCATTCTGGTGAGTATTTGAAAGAActaaatacagagagaaatgTGGAGTTATGAAGAGGCTTCAGTAAGGGAAGACATAATTTTATTAGAACTGTGCTACTGGCAGAAAGGCTAGCTGAattgtccatgtcctgagaatttgagaaaaattgaatttaaaagtaagagGCTGTTGTATTTGGTgaaaaaagtataaaacaaattTGTGAAAAGTTGACACAAAAAATTAAGCAAGTTTAAGCTTGCAGACACAAAGACTTGTAGACCACTGAAGTTATAATTGTTAATGAGTTTACCACCACTAAAAGTGAGctaattaaagccaggcatggtggtggcatgccttgggagccagaggtaggagggttgctgtgagttcaaggccaccctgacactacataatgaattccaggtcatcttgggctagagagagaccctacctcaaaaaacccaaataaataaataaataaataaaaataaaaaatatgggctAATTGTTCTGCACTGGGAAAATGGAAAAGGTGCCTTAAGGGCAAAACCAAACCCACTGAAGTTTCAAGCTAGTGAGAAAGCAATGTCTTGAAAGGAGAGGGCCTAATGGAAGAAGGCTTAAGAAGCATCTTGCTCCTTAAGTGCAAGCTTTATTTCACCTTGGATTTATAAATTTTGCTATGCCATCCCGCCTGGTCCTGGTTTTTGGAAGCATGAGAAATGCAGAAATTGtatcatgaattgcacatggttttAAGAGCTTCTGAAAAGTAGCCCTATAAAGCAGAGTTGAAATTCCTGTATGGCGATCCTGTGAAGCCACtgtatggagctgtgaagatgaaccatgaaTTTCAATAGAGATACCAGAATTTTACAGTGGGAAGCCCTGTCTCACTGGTTCAGGTAGATCTTCTCAGAAAGATAGTATAGTGAAAGGGTAGCATTGGGATTTTTAGAACAAGAGGACTTTATCATGGGTGACAGATGAAAAGCTTGGAGCTGCAGGTTATTGATCTTGTGTTGATCCTGTCTTATTATCTTATCTTTAAGCAATAGTAATGCTATCATGTGTTAGAAGTATGTACATTTATGTAACACttgctttgattttacagggatcacagttaagagattgtgTTGAATTTCAGAAGATACTTTAGAATTTTGaatagtgccaggtgtggtggcacatgtctttaatcccagcacttgggaggcagagaggtaggagggtcgccatgagttcaggagtaccctgagactacatagtgaatttcagggggcagcctgtgctagaggaagaccctacctcataaaacaacaacaacaacaacaacaacaacaacaacaacaaaagaattttgAATGgtgttggaattgataaaaaacctTGAGATTTTGAATGTAGGACTGCATGAATTTTGCACTGTGAGATGGTCATAAATCTGTGGGGGCCACAGGacgaatgtggtagtttgaatataaaatgtcctatGTAGCCTCAAGTGCTTGTGATTAAAAGCTTCTTATTTCATCGTCAGATGGTTGGGCATTttaaaggtggagccttgctggaggtggtgtgttgctggagacaacttgggtttgattagtttagatcactgggtgttcagagtcagcttgtTGTTCTTTCTCTGGTGTGAGTATGTGAAGCTGTGAGCCAGATGTCAAAagtttctctgccatcatgaaactgaATATATAAGCCTGCAGTGAATTCtgttttgtctcagtaatgaaaaggtaacttctataatcacttattttttattgagtttAATACAATGCCAAGATTTCAACTTGTATATTTCTTTTCACTTGAATCTGAACACTAAGATCTTCTTTCTGTTCCAGGAGTTCTATTTCATCTCTATTTACAACTAACTAGAACATACTAAATGGAAGAAACAAACCAGTCTGCGGTGTCTGAGTTTATTTTTCAGGGACTTTGTACCTCAAAGGAAATCCAGATCTACTTTCTGTTGTTCTTGTCTATATTTTATCTGGTGATTGTTGTGGGTAACCTCTTAATTGTGCTATTAATTATTACTGACCACCATCTCCACTCCCCCATGTACTTTCTGTTAGCTAATCTTTCATTTATTGACTTCTGCCTTTCTTCAGTAACCACCCCCAAACTGACCACAGACCTCCTGAAGGAcaataaaattatttcctttgGGGGATGCATGAGCCAGATCCTCTGTGTGCATTTCTTTGGAGGGGGTGAGATGGTGCTTCTTGTGACAATGGCCTATGACCGGTATGTGGCCATCTGTAAGCCACTACATTACTCCAGCATCATGGACAGACAGAAGTGCATCTGGCTAGTTTTGATTCCATGGATCATTGGCTTTGTGCATGGCATGAGTCAACTGGTTATAATTTTGGAGCTGCCCTTCTGTGGACCTCGAGAAGTGGACAGCTTTTTCTGTGATATTCCTGTGGTATTGAAATTAGCTTGCATGAATACTGATACTCTAAAAATTGTGATAAATGCTGACAGTGGTATTTTAGTAATAACCTGTTTTAttctcttgcttgtttcctacACTAACATTTTATTAACTGTTCACCTTCATTCTAAAGGCAGTTCATCAAAAGCACTCTCTACCTGTACATCCCACATCATAGTGGTTGCACTCTTCTTTGGACCTGTCTTATTCATCTATCTGTGGCCAGTCAGCATCACATGGGTGGACAAATTTCTTGCTGTGTTTTACACAGTAATCACACCTATTCTCAATCCAGCTATCTatacactgagaaataaagatattaaaaatgcCATAAAGAAATGGATAAAATGCTTATGAATTAAAGAGATAATTGTTAACTATCTTATGCCATTAGAAAATCTATTGTGTATATACCAGTTTACCCAAATTTTGCCCTCTAAATTGAACTGTCTGTTACTCATTCATTTCTCCAAGCTGTGAGTGATCATAGATATATGTTTTGTGTCTTTTCTATTATGAAGATACATCTAAAAATCCCATATTTAATTCTTTACTACTTAGAAAGATTCATAAATATGTGTATTAAAATATTAgaaggcagctgggcatggtggtgtacacctttaatcccagcacttgggaggcagaagtaggaggattgctatgagtttgaggccaccctgagaatacagagtgaattccaggtcagcttgggctagggtgacacactacctcaaaaaacaaaatgaaacaaaattagaaGATGATAATAATtactacctcaaataataatgaTACAACTTAGTGATAACTGTTATGTTTCCAACACTGTAGGTCACTTGAATTACTTATTGTTGTTCCTACTTCTAATAATATGTTTTATGCCCACCATAATTCTAACTCAACATTAAAAGATAGAgatgttagggctggagggacagcttagcagttaaggcatttgcctgcaaagccaaaggacccaggttcgattcctcagggcccatattgccagatgcacaaaggggagcgagcatgtgtctggagtttgtttgcaatggctggaagccctggcattcccattctctcactctttctccttttctgtcaaataaataaataaataaaaataaaatataaaaagataaagattttatttaagtGGTTTTCATTcacttataaaacaaaatgataaatggATCAAATCATAATGCTATTTCCATTGTCCTTGCTGACAATATTTCTGCAATGTTTCAAGTCTTAGTTATTCATATAAATCTAGTATTTCCCTTGATTTTCTTCCCTTTAAGTAAAGGGAAGAAGTGTTTTCAGTATACTAAAATGGGAAGTGTCAGTGTATCAGTTACTGTCTTCTTGCTGGGTCAAAGTAGCTGTCCATCTGAAACTTAGGGAAAGCCATCCTCATGCTGTCATCCCTTTGTAAACTCAGGGCTCACACAAAAAAAGACAGGAGGACTAGTTGAGAAGAAAGAGTCTATCAGGAGTGGCAGAGGGataacaaaagaaggtaatgggggaTAAATGTGATCAAcatacattgtgtacatgtatgaaattatcaaaaaaatttaaaagtcgcCATTAAAAAGAGCAAAATATCCAGTCAACAAATGAGCAAAAATCTATAATAGGGGAATAATTCACTGTGGTTATGAGTGTAAACTGGTGCAAACAATATGAAAGTCAGTATTGAAATttcacaaaagataaaaatagatctaccatatgacccagccataccATTCCTAGGCATAATAGACTCTAAGTACTTTATCATAGAGATACTTGCTGGCACAGGGTTATTGCTGCTCCATTCATAGGAGCTAAGAAGTGGGATCAGACTATATGGCCATCAAGTGACAAATAGTTAATGAATATGTAGTGTATATACACAATGGGGTTTTATTTAGctagaaagaaaagtgaaattatggaatttgcaggaaaatggatggatctggaaagtattgtGCTAGGTGAGGGAACCCTGGCTCAGATTAcctaaacaccacatgttctctctcatatgtagatcctaacttTGAATTCTTAGATTTATATGCACATTTTAATGAGAGACATTAGATGCCAGGAAGCTGAAAACAAGATTGGATGAGTGTTGAAGGGGATAAAGGAGGGGgctgtagatatgtaagtagaagggtAGATTACATGGGCAGAAATGTTTCAGCAGTATCAGAgtaaaagaatggaagaaaggagGAGTTTGGAGGACGgctaaccaaaaataaaaatgttataaaatgcCAGATGGATATCCACTTCTATGTTAGGTAATTAGAAATATAATTAAGATACAATAGAGGGATGGTTAGTGGGCGGAAATGTTGCTCTCAGAAGCCACAGGCTTTTACCAGGAAagcccagtgccagggatgggatacctcccagtgtgTTGTTGGTTAGGGAGGCACCCAAAGGACTCCAAACAATACCAAGTCTCCTGATATCCACCAGAACTAGCTGTTAGGAGTTGAAGACACTGTACATGTCAGTTGCAAGATGCTAAATAATCAATCTGGATCTAAGCCAGGAGCCTTTTCCTTGCTGGCTAACTATCATAATATACTGTGAAAAGTGCTGTGTTGGTTActaaggagaaaagtcatcaagtcTCATCCAATGGTGGCTGCAATCTGCATGCTACACAATTGGCCATCCAGCCAAGATCTACCTACTGGTACAAAAGTGGCATGACTATCACTTGCATAACCACCTGCTCTCTTGATTAAAGTTGAGGCCTAATCTATGAGAGGGAATTCATgtgtgatactgaaaacttagtcaaaaaccAATGGTtaactggagagatagatcagaggttaaaggtgcttgctccaacttgactccccagtacccatgtaaccatATAAAACTAGGCACACAAAGTTAAGCATgttttttagttcatttgcagcagcaggaggctctgctgtgcccacattcctctctctcaaataaacaaatcaaaatattttttaaaaagcctatggcttggaaagcCAAAGACCCTTACGTGGAAGTGACTATTCTTATTGACTAAAtggatattgttgcagtcaggttcgcattgctgcagaaaacacctgaccaagagaagcttgtgggaaaaaggtttattttggcttacagactcaagaggaagctccatgatggcagggaaaatgacagtatgaacagagggtggacatcacctactgcccaacatcaggtggacaacagcaacaggagagtgtgccaaacactggcaaaaggaaactggctataatacccataaccctGTCCCCAGCAATAAACTACCTCCatgagtcattaattcccaaatctctatcagctgggaacctagcattcaaaacatctaaatttatgggggctgaatcaaaccaccacattccgcatctggcccccataaactgataaccatccatttgtaaaatgcagtgtattcagtttagctttaaaagtccccataattttatcaattccaatgatgtttacACATTCCTGTACTCcaggatcttttaactgagccagaataccaaaaaaatcctccccaaactcataatggtacagaataaatcctcacactggaaaagatggcattgggcataacaaagaaatattcaacaaatacaagatttaaaacatctggggcaaacatcaaattctgtagctccaagtccaacaactctagccagtaacaagtttccaagtcctataattctaaccagcaacaagtctggagttccaattctgtccctccagctaggctactcacagttctggaaaacttcatctggggtcagcagctctccttagcagccatctcatggtcctggcatctctactggttctccactgcaacccatggtccatcctcatggctccataggcCTCCATGCAGGCAGTCCTTAGCagacctacttcacactgcccatggccatttccaaaatacaagaccttgttgcaaattcaatgaccctctcttttctgcatttctttctttaaaaaaaattaatatgacatttattttatatcatgccCATAAATAATAACATCACTTTGTACCCCACAAagcaatataaatattaattataaattcataataactttttttgaaattttagatgtgttgaatgaaagaatgaaacccttttgcagcagccaaaggtaTTGAACTGACAAATAGATTAGAACAATTTTCAGGTGTATCTCCCCAAGCATGAGCTGCATTTTGTGTATGTAGTTCAAGACATGTACAATCATTTACAACAATATTTAGGAGCAGTGAGGATCTCCCTTATTCACTTTGACAAGGAGTCACTGAGTGTCTCATTTTTGATTCACAGatgaagtaaatgaataaaaatagattaCTATGCCTTCTACTTTTAAGAAACACTTGCTCACCTTTAAAATGTGTCTTCAAACTTCCACTTAAAGGTACATGCAGCCTAATATCAGGGAACTTGGGCCACTTGCTTGTGTGActgatattttttaatgtggctGGCTTCATCATTTTAACATGTATCTGTCTGCTCCTGCCTCACAGTTTAATCCTGGAAGTGTACAGCCTCCGAATAGAAGTCTTGTGAAACATATCTATGCCAAGCTAGCCTCACTTTTGCAGGCCATGTGACTCAcatttctacctcaaaaaacctagctaaggcagtgtgtgtgtgtagttttttatttttgtttgttttttgaggcagggtctcactgtagctccggatgatctggaactcactctgtagctccaggctggcattgaactctctgcaattctcctacctcagcctccatagtacagagattaaagatgtgcactatcaCAGCTGGGTTCAaagcacttaaaaatttttttaatgtttattattattattattattaacaagatgtcttgtatggatacatcatgtgccagaactttcttttcccttgtccctgcccccattccattggggatgctcctcagtggggttgtgggtattccccatgaggttgtggtttatgcactgtgggagcagtagtcagttttttggggggaagggaatgcctcattggcatgatgtctcaacctatggatcttacaattaaaaaaaattttttttggtttatttttatttatttatttgaaagtgacagagagagagagagagagagagagagagagagggagaatgggcgcaccagggcctccagtcactgcaaatgagctccagatgcatgtgcccccttgtgcatctggctaacgtgggtcctggggaatcgagcctctaactggggtccttaggcttcacaggcaagcacttaaccactaagccatctctccagccctgggtcttacaatttttctgcctcctcttctgcaaatttccctgagctgtggtgggtgacttttaagtgtacttcagtgatgagctcttaggagcctctggatctctgctttggtaggtgttgagtatcctcagggtctgtctcctataccctggcactgattatgaggttcaccatggaagcagcactcttgctcatctccacaTTCCTCTGTGGACtcagctgtggtttggctgaagtgcaaggggtagtttatctcctccagtctcactatcttctgaaaaagaacagattctccaatggagacagaagtcagcatagtttaaatgagatacacattactaatttagggagaatttgatgtatgtaactcctcttttagccaaagagtagtgagagcttgacattggagaacatatcgttgtctccataggattctaatcTGGTTCTCAActccaaatatgggttcctttacactgagtggatctcttaggcaatcagaaagctattggtttcccactgaggctgtgtgccactattgcattggcatgtacatcctgtcaggatgTGTGCTTcttagtagcttagacctctggttgctcagaccattgttggccattctcccccagtagcttatgcagcaatttccagcactagacaggctaactgggattggctttttttctgaattccagccaggtttctcagtgttctgtgttagcagcatatggtgtcttcagcaatagggtctgagcTTTTGCCTTAGgcaggcaatcaagtgctttgacagaaagctgtcttgattttggACCTCCTATTATGTctttccaatcaacagctcaatgtgggtagcaaccaatctctggtattgGTAGTTTCAGGTcagtgatagaaaaaaatttcttttaagcttaggcttcatcccaccctcaccagagccatACTTTTCAGGAGCTTCCCCCTTACTCTTTTTGAGggctatatcttttaggctatctccaaggatagaGTTTTCTATGGTAACAGCTCATTTTGGActcaattttgtgtttattttctccaTCACCCCTTCCCTTCTCATCCCCCTATTCCTTCCCCTCCCATCCCCCATCTCGATTGTCTGggtcttgagttgcctatcaggtatgatagcaacttgagcaggtccaggttaagaaccacagatAAGGGAtgccatgtggcatttgtctttctgtgattgtgtgagtttgctgagtatgatctgtttcaagtctgtccatttttctacaattttattgttttcttatttcttactgctgagtagaattctattgtgtaaagGTACCACatgtttgttatccattcatccagtgatgggcatctgagttgatttcagttcttagctataataaattgagcagctataaatattgttgagcaaatgtctctgtattgatgcatggagaaGTTAGgataaatgtaaataataaataa
Above is a window of Jaculus jaculus isolate mJacJac1 chromosome 8, mJacJac1.mat.Y.cur, whole genome shotgun sequence DNA encoding:
- the LOC101600347 gene encoding olfactory receptor 4K14-like, whose translation is MEETNQSAVSEFIFQGLCTSKEIQIYFLLFLSIFYLVIVVGNLLIVLLIITDHHLHSPMYFLLANLSFIDFCLSSVTTPKLTTDLLKDNKIISFGGCMSQILCVHFFGGGEMVLLVTMAYDRYVAICKPLHYSSIMDRQKCIWLVLIPWIIGFVHGMSQLVIILELPFCGPREVDSFFCDIPVVLKLACMNTDTLKIVINADSGILVITCFILLLVSYTNILLTVHLHSKGSSSKALSTCTSHIIVVALFFGPVLFIYLWPVSITWVDKFLAVFYTVITPILNPAIYTLRNKDIKNAIKKWIKCL